The window CCGCCGCAGCGCGGCCATCGACTCGCCGCCGCAGAGGATCGGCAGCCGGGGCTGCACGGGTTTGGGCTCGAAGGCCACCTCGGGGAAGGTGTAGCAGCGGCCGGAGTGCGCCACGACGGGTTCGCTCCACAGCCGGCGGGCCACCTCGATGGCCTCGTCGAGCCGGGCGCCCCGGTCGGCGAACGGAATTCCCGCGGCGTCCCATTCGCCCTGGTACCAGCCGGCCCCCACCCCGCACACGGCCCTGCCGGACGAGACGACGTCCAGTGTGGCGAAGGCGCGGGCGGAGACGAAGGGGTGGCGCAGCGCGAACAGGTGCACGGCCGTGCCGAGCCGGACGCGCGAGGTGTGGGCGGCCAGCCAGCACAGGTACGCGGGGGCGTCGAACAGCGGCGTGGACGGCTTGATGCCCGGATCGGACGTTCCGGGGTAGACGGCCGTGGACAGGTCGGTGGCGAAGACGAGGTGCTCGGGCAACCACACCGACTCGAAGCCCAGCTCGTCGGCCGCGACCGCGACGTCCTTCCACACGGCCGGGTGGAGCAGCCCGAGCGGCACGCCGAACTTCACGGATACCTCCGCGTGTCCCCGGAGAGCACGGCGGCGCGGACCGCGGCGCGGTGTTCGGCGGCCCCGCCGTAGGCGGCCGACAGGGACCAGGCGCGGGCCAGCCAGAACCGCAGGTCCAGTTC is drawn from Nonomuraea muscovyensis and contains these coding sequences:
- a CDS encoding TIGR03619 family F420-dependent LLM class oxidoreductase, which gives rise to MKFGVPLGLLHPAVWKDVAVAADELGFESVWLPEHLVFATDLSTAVYPGTSDPGIKPSTPLFDAPAYLCWLAAHTSRVRLGTAVHLFALRHPFVSARAFATLDVVSSGRAVCGVGAGWYQGEWDAAGIPFADRGARLDEAIEVARRLWSEPVVAHSGRCYTFPEVAFEPKPVQPRLPILCGGESMAALRRAARLCDGWISMPHTLESIRPQLDRLAALGGTGSVTAHAYELDSPQEAASWAALGVDRLIVRPWRRGRDAVSALETFAAAYGVSPRAL